The following are encoded in a window of Merismopedia glauca CCAP 1448/3 genomic DNA:
- a CDS encoding PAS domain S-box protein, whose protein sequence is MTYHHPQYRKLPLRLILIVPFVMLIAGTGGLTAWLSWRNGQEAIANVVNRLQDTIGDRIEQKLIAYLETPHLINRINADAVERGELKINDKASERYLARQIQHFQSVSWMYYGKHQGGFIGIERSSSDRSLQIVINEGYSGDREYRYRLNKKGDRQQRVPIEPKIYKARTRPWYQAAIEARQPAWSPIYSTFDPPYDPVISASLPVNDATGKFLGVVGADISLDEIGRFLHSLTVGESSQIFIVEHSGLLVASSTQDTPYIINGNTHKTERLPAQNSKNPLIASTMRYLARKFASFSQIDTKQQLEFEIEGKRQFLQVLPFHDDRGIDWSIVVVMPESDFTAQIDANRQTTIWLCLLGLGGAIALGIVVTNYISSPIRRLISATQAIANGELDRELPTATVNELDILSQAFNQMVGQLRQSYSKLEQSNQELEQRVAERTAALRESEEMFAKAFRASPQGVSISSRTSQQVIEVNESYLQYSGYSAAEIMGKKVVELPVWLSLQDPARISQILNENGFIRNLELDYRKKTGEIGTILLSAEIIELKGETCVLIVNNEITERRQVEAALRQSEAQFRTLVANIPGIVYRCACDSDWTMEFVGGAVRELTGYPAEDFIQNQVRSWASIIHPEDTAMVERIVDEGLAARQPYLIEFRIIDAQEQIHWFYEKGQGVFAEDGKLLWLDGAIFDISDRQQTEADLLERVHLSILTAEISTALTQSSTLPEMLKGCAEALWRRMNIAFARIWTLNEAEQVLELQASAGTYTHLDGTHSRIRVGEYKIGEIAQSRQPHLTNDVLHDPKVHDKEWVQREGMVAFAGYPLLVGERLVGVVAIFARQTLTDTMIQEMASVANAIALGIERKWAQDKLQATNAEMQALFAAMDEIILVGDRQGRILKIPQTRRQIRFHRPSQLVGKTLQEFFPAEQAALFLSYIQRTLEMQQTLSVEYCIPVGDQELWSEANISPIDADTVIWVSRDITDRRKAEEALRQSEARFQNLAANVPGIIYDFLIYADGSPGVEYVSTACREIYEVESETFYQQPKIVFDFVHPDDRQGFREAIAISNQTSEPLAHEWRIVTPSGKIKWLRANSRPERRNNGDIVRHGVLTEITEVKQAEEALKQAKQAAEVANLAKSEFLANMSHELRTPLNAILGFTQLMARDASLNPEQKSRLKIINNSGEHLLQLINDVLEMSKIEAGRIVLNKTSCDIYHLLDSLADLFQFKANVKGLQLVFDRESTVPQYITTDEGKLRQVLINLLSNAIKFTPEGSVTLRVRSQESGVQNSPLSPLSPPSLFFEVEDTGVGIPESELERIFEAFIQTEAGRESQSGTGLGLPISRKFVQMMGGEITVTSQLGAGTRFKFNIEVSLGDRTDRQRLAPDRYIVSLAPNQPDYRLLVVEDRWESRHLLVKLLESVGFQVREAENGQEAIAIWESWSPHLIWMDMRMPVMDGYAATRAIKSHLKGQATVIIALTASALEEEKAIVLSAGCDDFVRKPFREAVILEKIAEHLGVIYLDRELIGEDNQETAKLTPEMPASDLKLHLSQMSSSWIAQLHEAATLADTELIGKLIEEIPPAHASLAQALFSLAEDFSYQQIMLLTTI, encoded by the coding sequence TTTATTGGGATCGAACGATCGAGCAGCGATCGCTCCTTGCAAATTGTCATTAACGAGGGCTACAGTGGCGATCGAGAATATCGTTATCGCCTCAATAAAAAAGGCGATCGCCAACAAAGAGTGCCAATCGAGCCGAAGATCTACAAAGCTCGCACTCGCCCTTGGTATCAAGCGGCGATCGAAGCTCGTCAACCAGCTTGGAGTCCTATTTATTCAACTTTCGATCCCCCCTATGATCCAGTCATTAGTGCTTCCCTGCCTGTTAATGACGCTACTGGTAAGTTTCTAGGTGTAGTAGGAGCCGATATTTCTCTAGATGAGATCGGTCGCTTTTTGCACAGTCTAACCGTTGGCGAGTCCAGTCAGATCTTTATCGTCGAACATTCAGGTTTGTTAGTAGCTAGCTCCACTCAAGATACACCCTACATCATTAACGGCAACACCCATAAAACCGAGCGCTTGCCCGCACAAAACAGCAAAAATCCGCTCATTGCCTCAACTATGCGGTATCTCGCTCGTAAGTTTGCCAGTTTCAGTCAGATCGATACTAAACAGCAGTTGGAGTTTGAGATCGAAGGTAAACGTCAATTTTTGCAAGTTTTGCCCTTCCACGACGATCGCGGCATTGATTGGTCGATCGTAGTAGTAATGCCTGAGTCAGACTTTACCGCTCAAATCGATGCCAACCGACAGACAACTATTTGGCTTTGCCTGCTGGGATTAGGAGGGGCGATCGCTCTTGGTATCGTTGTCACTAACTACATTAGCAGTCCCATTCGGCGTTTAATTTCCGCCACCCAAGCTATAGCTAATGGAGAACTAGATCGAGAACTTCCCACAGCCACAGTTAATGAATTAGATATCTTATCTCAAGCATTTAACCAAATGGTGGGTCAGTTACGGCAATCTTACAGCAAACTGGAGCAAAGCAATCAAGAATTAGAACAACGGGTAGCAGAACGAACCGCAGCGCTGCGAGAATCTGAAGAAATGTTTGCCAAAGCGTTTCGTGCTTCTCCCCAAGGGGTTTCCATCTCAAGTCGCACCAGTCAACAGGTAATTGAAGTTAATGAAAGCTACCTACAATACAGTGGCTATTCAGCAGCAGAGATTATGGGCAAAAAGGTGGTCGAATTACCCGTGTGGCTCAGCCTCCAAGATCCCGCTCGCATCAGCCAAATTTTAAACGAAAATGGCTTCATAAGAAACTTAGAGCTTGATTACCGCAAAAAAACTGGTGAGATTGGGACTATATTACTCTCAGCCGAAATTATAGAACTTAAAGGAGAAACCTGCGTCCTGATTGTTAATAACGAAATTACCGAACGTCGGCAAGTAGAAGCAGCTTTAAGGCAAAGCGAAGCCCAATTTAGAACCTTAGTCGCCAATATTCCAGGAATTGTCTATCGTTGCGCCTGCGACTCAGACTGGACAATGGAATTTGTTGGCGGTGCAGTTAGAGAATTAACAGGTTATCCGGCTGAGGATTTCATTCAAAATCAGGTGCGAAGTTGGGCTAGCATTATCCATCCAGAAGACACAGCGATGGTAGAGAGGATTGTTGATGAAGGATTAGCTGCCAGACAACCATATCTCATCGAATTTCGCATTATTGATGCCCAAGAGCAGATTCACTGGTTCTATGAAAAGGGACAAGGAGTATTTGCAGAAGATGGGAAGCTATTGTGGCTAGATGGGGCCATATTTGATATCAGCGATCGCCAACAAACTGAAGCAGATTTGTTGGAACGAGTTCACTTATCGATCCTCACCGCCGAGATTAGCACGGCTTTGACTCAATCCAGCACCCTCCCAGAAATGCTCAAAGGTTGTGCTGAGGCTCTATGGCGACGGATGAATATTGCTTTTGCCCGAATTTGGACGCTCAATGAAGCCGAGCAAGTATTAGAACTGCAAGCCAGCGCTGGCACGTACACTCACTTAGATGGCACTCACAGTCGGATTCGGGTGGGTGAATATAAAATCGGAGAGATCGCTCAATCTCGCCAACCTCACCTGACAAACGATGTCCTGCACGATCCGAAAGTACACGACAAAGAATGGGTACAGCGAGAAGGTATGGTGGCTTTTGCTGGATACCCCCTCCTTGTGGGAGAGCGACTAGTTGGTGTGGTGGCAATATTTGCCCGCCAGACTTTAACCGATACCATGATTCAGGAAATGGCATCAGTAGCCAACGCGATCGCGTTGGGGATCGAGCGCAAATGGGCGCAAGACAAGCTCCAAGCTACCAATGCGGAAATGCAGGCTTTATTTGCGGCGATGGACGAAATTATCTTAGTGGGCGATCGCCAGGGACGGATACTCAAAATTCCCCAAACTAGGCGACAAATCCGCTTCCACCGTCCTAGCCAACTGGTTGGAAAAACACTGCAAGAATTCTTCCCAGCAGAGCAAGCGGCGCTATTTTTAAGTTACATTCAACGAACCTTAGAGATGCAACAAACCTTAAGTGTGGAGTATTGTATCCCAGTCGGAGATCAAGAATTGTGGTCGGAAGCTAACATTTCCCCCATCGATGCTGACACCGTAATTTGGGTATCGCGGGACATCACTGATCGCCGAAAAGCAGAAGAGGCTCTGCGTCAGAGCGAAGCCAGGTTCCAAAACTTAGCCGCTAACGTCCCAGGCATAATTTACGATTTTCTCATCTATGCAGACGGTTCCCCTGGGGTGGAGTACGTCAGCACGGCTTGCCGAGAAATTTACGAAGTGGAGTCAGAAACCTTCTACCAGCAGCCCAAAATCGTGTTCGATTTCGTTCATCCTGACGATAGACAAGGCTTTAGAGAAGCGATCGCTATCAGCAACCAAACCTCAGAACCTTTAGCTCATGAATGGCGGATCGTTACTCCATCAGGCAAAATTAAATGGCTGCGAGCTAATTCCAGACCAGAGAGACGCAATAACGGTGACATAGTTAGACATGGGGTATTAACAGAAATAACCGAGGTGAAACAGGCAGAAGAAGCACTTAAACAAGCAAAACAAGCTGCTGAGGTTGCCAATCTAGCCAAAAGCGAGTTTCTTGCCAATATGAGTCACGAACTCCGTACACCCTTGAACGCTATCCTGGGATTTACTCAATTAATGGCTCGTGATGCTTCCCTAAACCCAGAGCAAAAATCTCGCCTCAAAATCATCAATAACAGTGGCGAACACCTGCTGCAATTAATTAATGATGTCTTAGAAATGTCCAAAATCGAAGCAGGTCGGATTGTCCTAAACAAAACTAGTTGCGATATTTATCATCTATTGGACTCTTTGGCAGATCTGTTTCAGTTCAAAGCTAATGTTAAAGGATTGCAGTTGGTTTTTGACCGAGAATCCACAGTCCCCCAATATATTACTACTGACGAGGGGAAACTCCGCCAAGTTTTGATTAACTTATTGAGCAATGCCATTAAATTTACCCCTGAAGGTAGCGTCACCCTGCGTGTCAGGAGTCAGGAGTCAGGAGTTCAAAATTCCCCCTTGTCCCCCCTATCTCCCCCCTCTCTCTTCTTCGAGGTGGAGGACACGGGTGTTGGTATTCCTGAGAGCGAACTGGAGAGAATCTTTGAAGCATTTATCCAAACTGAAGCGGGACGAGAGTCTCAATCTGGAACTGGATTAGGTTTGCCCATTAGTCGCAAGTTCGTCCAAATGATGGGAGGAGAAATTACCGTCACTAGTCAACTTGGTGCGGGAACAAGATTTAAATTTAATATTGAAGTTAGTCTGGGCGATCGCACCGATCGCCAGAGGCTAGCGCCAGATCGGTACATCGTTAGCTTGGCTCCCAATCAACCAGATTATCGCCTGTTAGTAGTGGAAGATCGCTGGGAAAGTCGCCATTTGTTGGTTAAGTTATTAGAATCTGTCGGTTTTCAAGTTCGAGAAGCGGAAAATGGTCAAGAGGCGATCGCCATTTGGGAAAGTTGGTCACCTCATTTAATCTGGATGGATATGCGAATGCCCGTGATGGATGGCTATGCAGCTACTAGGGCTATTAAATCTCACTTAAAAGGGCAAGCAACTGTAATTATTGCCTTAACTGCTAGTGCTTTAGAAGAAGAAAAAGCGATCGTCTTGTCAGCAGGTTGCGATGATTTTGTGCGTAAACCTTTCCGAGAAGCCGTAATTTTAGAGAAAATAGCCGAACATTTAGGGGTGATTTATCTAGATAGAGAGCTAATCGGCGAAGATAACCAAGAAACAGCTAAATTAACTCCAGAGATGCCTGCTAGTGACCTCAAGCTCCATTTATCTCAGATGTCAAGTAGTTGGATTGCTCAACTTCACGAAGCTGCTACTCTCGCCGATACTGAATTAATTGGTAAGCTGATTGAGGAAATTCCACCTGCTCATGCTTCCCTGGCTCAGGCTTTGTTTAGTTTGGCAGAGGATTTTAGCTACCAACAAATTATGCTTTTAACTACTATCTAG
- a CDS encoding Uma2 family endonuclease translates to MTTAIKPQLILEKFLKLPETKPAKEFISGEIIQKPMPQGEHSRLQGKMCTVINQIAETTKIAYAFPELRCTFGGESIIPDIAIFRWERIPFQSSGRVANRFEIHPDWAIEILSPDQSQTKVLGKLLHCSQHGTELGWLIYPEEDSILVVFPGQRVELLTGDIQLPILSGIQLELTVKQIFSWLNFA, encoded by the coding sequence ATGACTACAGCCATTAAACCTCAACTAATCCTAGAGAAATTCCTCAAACTTCCAGAAACAAAGCCTGCAAAAGAATTTATCAGTGGAGAAATTATTCAAAAGCCAATGCCTCAAGGAGAACATAGCCGATTGCAGGGTAAAATGTGCACGGTAATCAACCAAATCGCTGAAACGACTAAGATTGCTTACGCTTTTCCCGAATTGCGCTGCACATTTGGCGGTGAGTCAATTATCCCCGATATTGCAATATTCCGATGGGAAAGAATTCCATTTCAGTCATCTGGTAGAGTTGCTAATCGGTTTGAAATTCATCCAGATTGGGCGATTGAAATTCTCTCCCCAGACCAAAGCCAAACTAAAGTGCTTGGTAAATTATTGCACTGTTCGCAACACGGGACTGAGTTGGGGTGGCTCATCTACCCAGAAGAAGATAGCATTCTGGTAGTATTTCCTGGTCAGCGAGTGGAATTATTGACAGGCGATATTCAGTTACCAATCCTCAGTGGAATCCAATTAGAATTAACGGTCAAACAAATTTTTAGCTGGTTAAATTTTGCTTGA
- a CDS encoding AbrB/MazE/SpoVT family DNA-binding domain-containing protein gives MIQTIVHVNEQGRIVIPAQFRQQLGLVPGSKLVARIDAGRLVLEKPEDVLKRLRATFNSPDSLVEELIKERRIEATNE, from the coding sequence ATGATACAAACAATTGTCCATGTCAACGAACAGGGTCGTATAGTTATCCCTGCTCAGTTCAGACAGCAGTTAGGTCTAGTTCCTGGCTCAAAACTGGTGGCTCGAATAGACGCAGGGCGACTGGTTCTAGAGAAACCAGAAGATGTCTTGAAGCGGCTGCGGGCTACTTTTAATTCCCCAGATTCTCTGGTAGAGGAACTGATTAAAGAACGTCGGATTGAGGCAACTAATGAGTAG